One region of Vicinamibacterales bacterium genomic DNA includes:
- a CDS encoding deoxynucleoside kinase, which yields MAHRHIAIDGPIGSGKTRLAERLAAKLEGTPVLERDSNPFLADFYANRPGAALQAQLFFLLNRHRQLSSLQQGDLFQHSVVCDYVFDKDKIFAFLNLDDNELFIYQRLFDLLAKDVPPPDLVIYLQTPTDVLLARAAGREHETEDDTPRPDAEYLRELNEAYQHYFFHYVATPLLVVETSQFDPEHDDEALDDLVRQVQSLTHGTRYYVPRTRR from the coding sequence GTGGCTCATCGCCATATCGCCATCGACGGACCGATCGGCTCGGGAAAGACACGCCTGGCCGAGCGGCTCGCCGCCAAGCTCGAAGGCACGCCGGTGCTCGAGCGGGACAGCAATCCCTTCCTGGCGGACTTCTACGCCAACCGTCCCGGCGCCGCCCTCCAGGCGCAGTTGTTCTTCCTGCTCAACCGGCACCGGCAGCTGTCGTCGCTGCAGCAGGGCGACCTGTTCCAGCACTCGGTCGTGTGCGACTACGTCTTCGACAAGGACAAGATCTTCGCGTTCCTCAACCTCGACGACAACGAGCTGTTCATCTACCAGCGCCTGTTCGACCTCCTGGCGAAGGACGTGCCCCCGCCGGACCTGGTGATCTACCTCCAGACGCCGACCGACGTCCTGCTGGCCAGGGCGGCGGGCCGCGAGCACGAGACGGAAGATGACACGCCGCGGCCGGACGCGGAGTACCTGCGGGAGCTCAACGAGGCGTACCAGCACTACTTCTTCCACTACGTCGCGACGCCGCTCCTGGTCGTCGAGACGTCGCAGTTCGATCCCGAGCACGACGACGAGGCCCTGGACGATCTGGTCAGGCAGGTCCAGAGCCTCACGCACGGCACCCGCTACTACGTCCCCCGCACCCGCCGGTGA
- the menC gene encoding o-succinylbenzoate synthase codes for MKIDRLDVRLLRLPLAHFFETSFGRSYDRTFLLLRLEGEGQVGWGEAVAEAHPYYSSETTETAWHIVTEFLAPRIVGQTFEHPRDVFPALKRVRGHNMAKAGVEMAAWDLYARIVGKPLSAVLGGTRDRIASGVSIGIQDSLDQLVAKVAKELAAGYRRIKIKIKPGWDLNAVEAVRAKFPDIQLMVDANAAYSATDGPHLAGLDRYNLMMIEQPLEYDDVMDHVQLQKEIATPICLDESIHTVRIARDAIEAKACRIINVKPGRVGGHGESIALHDLCQAHGIPVWHGGMLESGIGRAHNIHLASLPNFTLPGDIAASKRYYVPDLIEPGIDVSSDGTIAVPTGPGIGVDIVESRVQAATLRHVSLDPSNLPAGH; via the coding sequence GTGAAGATCGATCGCCTCGACGTCCGCCTGCTCCGCCTCCCGCTCGCTCACTTCTTCGAGACCAGCTTCGGCCGGTCGTACGATCGAACGTTCCTCCTCCTCAGGCTCGAGGGCGAGGGACAGGTCGGCTGGGGCGAGGCCGTGGCCGAGGCCCACCCCTACTACAGCTCGGAGACCACCGAGACGGCCTGGCACATCGTCACCGAGTTCCTGGCGCCCCGCATCGTCGGTCAGACCTTCGAGCACCCCCGCGACGTGTTCCCGGCGCTGAAGCGGGTGCGCGGCCACAACATGGCGAAGGCCGGGGTCGAGATGGCCGCCTGGGATCTCTACGCGCGCATCGTCGGCAAGCCGTTGTCGGCGGTGCTCGGCGGCACGCGGGATCGCATCGCCTCGGGCGTGTCGATCGGCATCCAGGACTCGCTCGACCAGCTCGTCGCGAAGGTGGCGAAGGAACTGGCCGCCGGGTACCGGCGCATCAAGATCAAGATCAAGCCGGGCTGGGACCTGAACGCGGTGGAAGCCGTGCGGGCGAAGTTCCCGGACATCCAGCTCATGGTGGACGCCAACGCGGCGTACTCCGCGACCGATGGCCCGCACCTGGCCGGCCTCGATCGCTACAACCTGATGATGATCGAGCAGCCGCTCGAGTACGACGACGTGATGGACCACGTGCAGCTGCAGAAGGAGATCGCGACGCCGATCTGCCTCGACGAGTCCATCCACACCGTGCGCATCGCGCGCGACGCCATCGAGGCCAAGGCCTGCCGGATCATCAACGTGAAGCCCGGCCGCGTGGGCGGGCACGGCGAGTCGATCGCCCTGCACGACCTCTGCCAGGCTCACGGCATTCCCGTCTGGCACGGCGGCATGCTGGAGTCGGGCATCGGCCGCGCCCACAACATCCACCTGGCCAGCCTGCCGAACTTCACGCTCCCCGGCGACATCGCCGCGAGCAAGCGCTACTACGTGCCCGACCTCATCGAGCCCGGCATCGACGTCTCCTCCGACGGGACGATCGCGGTGCCCACGGGCCCCGGGATCGGCGTGGACATCGTGGAGTCGCGGGTGCAGGCGGCGACGCTGCGTCACGTCTCGCTCGACCCGTCGAACCTGCCGGCCGGACACTGA
- the accD gene encoding acetyl-CoA carboxylase, carboxyltransferase subunit beta, with protein MAWFKKTRKPITASTAPSRVPEGLWVKCPECDATIYTKDLAQSLSVCPKCAHHFRLTAAERLRMLFDEALWVEHDAGLASNDPLAFTDTKPYGARLAAGQKATGMKDALLVGAGTIDGVPAVVAAMEYGFIGGSMGVVMGEKLVRAIEHAADRRVALVIVSCSGGARMMEGALSLMQMAKVSAALARLDRAQLPFLSVLTDPTTGGVTASFAMLGDFNIGEPKALIGFAGPRIIEQTIRQKLPAGFQRSEFLLERGMLDLVVDRRELKATIARLLRFTGPDAPPAAAR; from the coding sequence ATGGCGTGGTTCAAGAAGACCCGCAAGCCCATCACGGCATCCACGGCGCCCAGCCGCGTGCCGGAAGGCCTGTGGGTGAAGTGTCCGGAGTGCGACGCCACCATCTACACGAAGGATCTCGCACAGAGCCTGAGCGTCTGCCCGAAGTGCGCGCACCACTTCCGCCTGACGGCGGCCGAGCGACTGCGCATGCTGTTCGACGAGGCCCTCTGGGTGGAGCACGACGCCGGCCTCGCCTCGAACGACCCGCTGGCCTTCACCGACACCAAGCCGTACGGCGCCAGGCTGGCCGCCGGGCAGAAGGCGACCGGGATGAAGGACGCGCTGCTGGTGGGCGCCGGCACGATCGACGGTGTTCCTGCCGTGGTCGCCGCGATGGAATACGGGTTCATCGGCGGCAGCATGGGCGTCGTGATGGGCGAGAAACTCGTCCGCGCGATCGAGCACGCCGCGGATCGCCGGGTGGCGCTCGTCATCGTCTCGTGCTCGGGCGGCGCCCGCATGATGGAAGGCGCGCTGTCGCTCATGCAGATGGCCAAGGTGTCGGCCGCGCTGGCGCGGCTGGACCGGGCGCAGCTGCCGTTCCTGTCCGTGCTCACCGATCCGACGACGGGCGGCGTGACGGCCAGCTTCGCGATGCTCGGCGACTTCAACATCGGCGAGCCCAAGGCGCTCATCGGATTCGCGGGACCGCGCATCATCGAGCAGACCATCCGCCAGAAGCTGCCGGCCGGGTTCCAGCGCAGCGAGTTCCTGCTCGAGCGGGGCATGCTGGACCTGGTCGTCGATCGTCGTGAGCTGAAGGCCACGATCGCCCGGCTGCTCCGCTTCACCGGGCCGGACGCGCCCCCCGCCGCCGCGCGCTGA